One part of the Vanessa atalanta chromosome 4, ilVanAtal1.2, whole genome shotgun sequence genome encodes these proteins:
- the LOC125077964 gene encoding uncharacterized protein LOC125077964 — protein sequence MELNNNILVTENVNLVEECTIRNDNIIMDTELLHSDAELTCMDDEDSRRANKRLRSSDSTNEWTTVDRQVKRVQTRKTRSQTNLQDDIIEICIYSKEILPKQFQMAKLLKKENIMNITRVKYINPYKVLIQFSKEDSANKLIDCTTFLESGWRIQKTYEVGLSYGIIRNVEIELSEDEIKQNIKTENELVSVKRLMRRNDSGTGWIDSETVRLGFKGTFLPQHVYVYDIRVKIEPYKFFVTQCSKCWRFGHSKKICPSKKTVCPKCGDNHDNCEATTFKCINCSGQHLALSKLCPVYKKENKIREIMSDFNVTYKKALTMYVPPTPPVNKVIHHKSPLRKSNLSPAISTDSLAPRTYAECLKVGNPESTKPSNIFRKSTKTKNKKSYNREKVNDFKEIDSESSTEHYPQENEKNKTEDVTKSKITCSELIERIADIIFIKKYSGRKKIQQILTLIFEWFVIMFGSKLLSLSFVKNLLFSNTDG from the coding sequence ATGgagttgaataataatattctagtcACGGAGAATGTAAACCTTGTTGAAGAGTGCACTATTAGaaacgataatattattatggataCGGAATTATTACATTCCGATGCTGAATTAACATGTATGGATGATGAGGATAGTAGAAGGGCAAATAAGCGTTTGCGGTCGTCAGACTCAACAAATGAATGGACAACCGTTGATAGGCAAGTAAAAAGAGTACAGACTAGAAAAACAAGATCTCAAACTAATCTTCAAGATGATATTAtagaaatttgtatatattccaAAGAAATATTACCTAAACAATTTCAGATGGCTAAgttattgaaaaaagaaaatataatgaatatcacTCGAGTTAAATACATTAACCCTTACAAGGTTCTAATTCAATTTAGTAAAGAAGACAGCGCGAATAAACTTATTGATTGCACGACCTTTTTAGAAAGTGGGTGGAGAATTCAAAAGACATATGAAGTAGGATTATCATATGGTATCATTAGGAATGTTGAAATTGAGTTGTCAGAAGATGAGATTAAACAGAATATAAAGACTGAAAATGAGTTAGTATCAGTTAAAAGGCTTATGCGGAGAAATGATAGTGGAACGGGCTGGATTGATAGTGAAACAGTTCGTTTAGGATTTAAAGGTACATTTCTTCCTCAGCACGTATATGTGTATGACATAAGAGTTAAGATAGAACCCTATAAATTTTTTGTTACTCAATGTTCTAAGTGTTGGCGATTTGGTCATAGTAAAAAGATATGTCCAAGTAAGAAAACAGTATGTCCGAAATGTGGTGACAATCATGACAATTGTGAAGCTAcaacttttaaatgtattaattgttCAGGCCAACATTTAGCTTTGAGTAAATTATGTCCTgtctataaaaaagaaaataaaattagagaAATTATGTCAGATTTTAATGTCACGTATAAGAAAGCCCTAACAATGTATGTGCCTCCCACTCCACCAGTGAATAAAGTCATTCATCATAAAAGTCCTCTACGAAAATCCAATCTGTCTCCTGCTATTTCGACTGACTCCTTAGCGCCAAGAACCTATGCTGAATGTTTAAAAGTAGGTAATCCCGAATCAACAAAGCCGAGTAATATCTTTAGGAAATCTACGAAAACCAAAAATAAGAAAAGCTACAATAGAGAAAAGGTTAATGATTTTAAGGAAATTGATAGCGAATCGAGTACAGAACATTATCCTCAAGagaatgaaaaaaacaaaacagaagACGTAACCAAATCAAAAATAACATGTTCTGAATTAATTGAAAGGATtgctgatattatttttattaagaagtatTCGGGAAGAAAGAAGATAcaacaaattttaacattaatatttgaatgGTTTGTAATTATGTTCGGAAGCAAATTATTGAGTTTATCTTTTGTGAAGAACCTACTTTTTAGTAACACAGATGGCTAG